One part of the Methanococcoides sp. AM1 genome encodes these proteins:
- a CDS encoding desulfoferrodoxin family protein, translated as MEFSEIIRSEDTNNVDDRSKERHIPTIEVLRNYDNTGKEYIRVVVGENVKHPNTPEHHIKYIELYGRTKMMDTVTIGRATFGPGVKPDVVFGLVNFGKYREFCAIAYCNVHGVWQNCIEIREELRLTAGCRREKCLQEGFGV; from the coding sequence ATGGAATTTAGTGAAATCATAAGATCAGAAGACACAAACAATGTCGATGACCGTTCAAAAGAAAGGCACATCCCCACTATCGAGGTCCTCAGGAATTACGACAATACAGGGAAGGAATACATCCGTGTTGTTGTGGGGGAAAACGTGAAACATCCGAACACTCCGGAACATCATATCAAATACATTGAACTGTATGGTCGCACCAAGATGATGGACACTGTCACCATTGGAAGGGCAACCTTCGGTCCGGGAGTAAAACCGGATGTTGTGTTCGGATTGGTAAATTTTGGAAAGTACCGGGAATTCTGTGCCATTGCATACTGCAACGTCCACGGAGTGTGGCAGAATTGCATCGAGATACGCGAGGAGCTAAGGTTAACAGCCGGATGTAGAAGGGAAAAGTGTCTGCAGGAAGGTTTCGGGGTTTAA
- a CDS encoding PAS domain-containing hybrid sensor histidine kinase/response regulator translates to MTVKKEIKSSEKIEDLEQTIKDLRDEIELVTREAGEKEESYKLHLENLNDVIFSVDKVGNFTYITSAIELFTGYLPEEVIGTSFMRYIHPEDLPGLLEDMDLTLKGEHKPYMFRVIGKSGKITHVHTSSKGIVRNGEVVGLNGIMVNINQLKKVERELMKEKEKAQHYLNVSNVMFVALDRNQKITLVNAKTVEILGYSENELLGSNWFDMAIPENDHDNVKGIFNTIISGDIDQFQYYENAIITRSGEERIISWHNSTLYDDDGNISGILASGIDVTERKIAEKTMLHAKIEAETANQAKTTFIANISHELRTPLNSVIGFSEILLEKKFGYINEKQKRYLHNIYSSGKHLLDVFNLMLEVSKIESEVIELNYKTVELVEFVENIRKHVIPIVQDKEQRLTFNINSDVEYITVDLEKVEQSIIHLIGNASKFSENGSPIIVEIKNTDKYLVFEVSDIGIGISEENIDKLFSPFTQIDASSTRSHGGIGIGLCLAKKYSELHGGSLNVKSEINEGSTFIFKIPLKPEINTAILSEKDNEKK, encoded by the coding sequence ATGACAGTAAAAAAAGAAATTAAAAGCTCTGAAAAGATCGAAGATCTGGAACAGACTATCAAAGACCTCAGAGATGAGATCGAACTGGTCACTAGGGAAGCTGGGGAAAAGGAAGAGTCTTATAAGCTTCATCTTGAGAATCTCAATGATGTCATCTTTAGTGTTGACAAGGTAGGAAACTTTACGTATATAACCTCCGCTATTGAACTTTTTACAGGCTATTTGCCAGAAGAAGTCATAGGCACATCATTTATGAGATATATACACCCAGAGGATCTTCCAGGTCTGCTTGAAGATATGGACCTGACCCTTAAAGGTGAGCACAAACCCTACATGTTCAGAGTTATTGGGAAATCAGGCAAGATAACACATGTACACACTTCTTCAAAAGGAATTGTCAGAAATGGGGAAGTTGTTGGCCTTAATGGGATCATGGTAAACATCAATCAGCTCAAAAAAGTTGAGCGTGAGTTGATGAAAGAAAAGGAAAAAGCCCAACATTACCTCAATGTTTCCAATGTTATGTTCGTTGCTCTTGACAGAAACCAGAAAATAACTCTTGTAAATGCGAAAACCGTAGAGATTCTTGGTTATTCTGAGAATGAGTTACTTGGAAGCAACTGGTTTGATATGGCAATACCTGAGAACGATCATGATAATGTAAAGGGTATATTCAACACTATTATATCAGGTGATATCGATCAATTTCAGTATTACGAGAATGCAATTATCACAAGATCGGGTGAAGAAAGAATAATTTCCTGGCATAATTCGACACTTTATGATGATGATGGGAACATCAGCGGAATACTTGCTTCAGGCATCGATGTTACTGAAAGGAAGATTGCAGAAAAGACAATGTTGCATGCAAAAATTGAAGCTGAAACTGCAAACCAGGCAAAGACCACATTCATTGCAAACATCAGTCACGAATTGAGGACACCTCTTAATTCAGTGATAGGGTTCTCAGAAATTCTTCTTGAAAAGAAATTCGGATATATTAATGAAAAGCAAAAAAGATACCTACACAATATATACTCCAGTGGAAAACACCTTCTTGATGTTTTTAATTTAATGCTGGAAGTTTCAAAGATCGAGTCCGAAGTGATTGAACTTAATTATAAGACAGTAGAATTAGTCGAATTTGTGGAAAATATCCGGAAACATGTTATCCCAATAGTTCAGGATAAAGAGCAGAGACTGACATTTAATATCAACTCAGATGTCGAATATATTACAGTCGATCTCGAAAAAGTAGAACAAAGTATTATCCATCTCATTGGCAATGCCAGCAAATTTTCAGAAAATGGTAGCCCCATTATCGTTGAAATTAAGAATACTGATAAATATCTGGTTTTTGAAGTGTCAGACATTGGAATCGGAATATCAGAGGAAAATATTGATAAACTTTTTAGCCCCTTCACTCAGATCGATGCATCTTCAACAAGAAGCCATGGGGGAATTGGAATTGGATTATGTCTTGCAAAAAAATACTCAGAATTGCATGGTGGGTCCCTGAATGTAAAAAGTGAAATCAACGAAGGTAGCACTTTTATTTTTAAGATACCACTAAAACCTGAGATCAATACAGCAATTTTATCTGAAAAAGATAATGAAAAAAAATAA
- a CDS encoding helix-turn-helix domain-containing protein gives MSEETLTENESAVLNALEGSDKSLRPGDIAESTGLDGKLVSKTITSLKKKGLVYSPKRCYYDVSKE, from the coding sequence ATGAGTGAAGAAACATTAACTGAAAATGAATCAGCAGTACTAAATGCTCTGGAAGGCTCTGACAAATCCTTAAGACCTGGTGATATTGCAGAGTCTACTGGTCTGGACGGTAAACTTGTTAGTAAAACAATTACATCACTGAAGAAAAAGGGTCTTGTTTACTCTCCTAAAAGATGTTACTACGATGTTTCAAAGGAATGA
- the purB gene encoding adenylosuccinate lyase: MAIHPIEYRYGTDEMKYVWSEANRLEKLLKTEAALSQAEAKIGIVPAEAAAQIEKSINQVKLERVTEIEDEIHHDMMAIVLAISEQCTEDAAKWVHFGATSNDILDTATALQMMDAVAILEDKVRTLLDVLLTKAEEHKNTVCAGRTHGQIGVPTTYGLRFAIWASEMARHLERLGQLTPRLLVGQMTGAVGTQAAFGKDGIEIQKYAMEYLGLGSVDVSNQIIQRDRHAEFVMWMANTVTTLDKIAVEIRTLQRSEIAEVEESFRKKQVGSSTMPHKRNPIKSEQISGLARIVRSMVEPELLNNTLWDERDLTNSSCERVVFPESCVLTDHLLKLAIGVIENLRFYPENIRKNLDLLRGLNMGESVMIELAKRGVGRQEAHEIVRSSAMEAHESGMHLKDVLLGKPEVTQYLSESDITDLVNPDRYIGTAVEQVENVAAKIRSQF; the protein is encoded by the coding sequence ATGGCAATCCATCCTATTGAATATCGTTACGGCACTGACGAAATGAAATATGTCTGGAGTGAGGCAAATCGCCTTGAAAAGCTCTTAAAGACCGAAGCAGCACTTTCACAGGCTGAAGCAAAGATCGGTATAGTTCCTGCTGAAGCTGCAGCACAGATCGAGAAAAGCATAAATCAGGTAAAACTTGAAAGGGTCACAGAGATAGAAGATGAGATCCACCATGATATGATGGCCATCGTTCTTGCGATCTCCGAGCAGTGTACAGAGGATGCTGCCAAGTGGGTGCACTTTGGTGCAACATCTAACGATATCCTGGATACAGCTACTGCTCTTCAGATGATGGATGCTGTTGCTATCCTTGAGGATAAGGTACGTACGCTTCTTGATGTCTTGCTTACAAAGGCAGAAGAACACAAGAACACTGTCTGTGCAGGAAGGACACATGGTCAGATCGGTGTGCCAACGACATACGGTCTCAGGTTTGCCATCTGGGCAAGTGAGATGGCAAGACACCTTGAACGTCTGGGACAGCTCACACCACGTCTTCTGGTAGGTCAGATGACCGGAGCTGTAGGTACACAGGCAGCATTCGGCAAGGACGGTATTGAGATACAGAAGTACGCAATGGAATATCTTGGTCTTGGCAGTGTTGACGTTTCAAACCAGATCATCCAGCGTGACCGCCATGCAGAATTCGTTATGTGGATGGCGAACACCGTAACAACCCTTGACAAGATCGCTGTGGAGATCCGCACCCTCCAGAGAAGCGAGATCGCAGAGGTCGAGGAAAGCTTCCGCAAGAAACAGGTAGGTTCTTCCACCATGCCTCACAAGAGGAACCCTATCAAGTCAGAGCAGATCAGTGGTCTGGCACGTATCGTTCGCTCAATGGTCGAACCTGAACTGCTTAACAATACTCTCTGGGATGAGCGTGACCTTACAAATTCCTCATGTGAAAGGGTCGTTTTCCCTGAAAGCTGTGTACTGACCGATCACCTTCTCAAACTGGCTATCGGTGTTATCGAGAACCTCAGGTTCTATCCTGAGAACATCCGTAAGAACCTTGATCTTCTTCGTGGTCTTAACATGGGTGAGTCTGTCATGATCGAGCTTGCAAAACGTGGTGTCGGCAGGCAGGAAGCTCATGAGATCGTCCGAAGCTCAGCAATGGAGGCACACGAATCAGGAATGCACCTTAAGGATGTTCTTCTTGGCAAGCCGGAAGTTACACAATACTTAAGTGAATCCGATATCACAGACCTCGTGAACCCTGACCGGTACATCGGTACCGCTGTGGAGCAGGTCGAGAACGTAGCTGCAAAGATCAGAAGCCAGTTCTAA
- a CDS encoding FmdE family protein: protein MELEDAVKFHGHLCPGLVIGYRVATYAAEQFKDRSEDEELVVVVENKSCSVDAIQVINGCTFGKGNLVFKDLGKHVYTFFKRGEREALRISINPRQRREDPRYNELFPKVRNGTATDEEQEEFKKRHAERGLAILDIPADELFTATRVEVEPPEKAMVYRSIACAECGEETMETRLRVKDGNMVCLSCFEGHDI from the coding sequence ATGGAACTGGAAGATGCAGTTAAGTTCCATGGGCACCTGTGCCCCGGACTTGTTATTGGTTACAGGGTTGCAACCTATGCAGCCGAGCAGTTCAAGGATCGCTCTGAGGACGAGGAACTTGTGGTTGTCGTTGAGAACAAGTCATGCAGCGTGGATGCCATTCAGGTGATCAACGGCTGCACCTTTGGAAAAGGAAACCTTGTATTCAAAGACCTTGGCAAGCACGTTTATACTTTCTTCAAAAGGGGAGAGCGCGAAGCACTTCGTATTTCGATCAATCCGCGCCAGCGCCGGGAAGATCCACGTTACAATGAACTTTTCCCCAAAGTAAGAAATGGCACTGCTACAGATGAGGAACAGGAAGAGTTCAAGAAAAGGCATGCTGAAAGAGGTCTTGCAATTCTTGACATTCCGGCTGATGAGTTGTTCACTGCAACAAGAGTTGAGGTCGAACCGCCTGAAAAGGCAATGGTATATCGTTCCATAGCATGTGCAGAATGCGGCGAGGAAACAATGGAAACACGCCTTCGCGTAAAAGATGGGAATATGGTCTGTCTTTCCTGCTTTGAAGGTCATGATATCTGA
- the uvrA gene encoding excinuclease ABC subunit UvrA has protein sequence MSLKNIIVKGAKEHNLKNIDLVLPRDKLIVITGLSGSGKSSLAFDTIYAEGQRRYVESLSAYARQFLGLMEKPDVEYIEGLSPAISIEQKTTSKNPRSTVGTVTEIYDYLRLLYARIGIRHCPKCGKVIEPQSVDQIVDSIMKIEEGSKVHILAPLVRERKGEYKKLLTDLRGEGFARARVDGEIVELDDAETIELGRYYKHNIEVVVDRLVIKKGMEERLSDSVETALEKSGGTLMVHVLDGEEMVFSENLACTDCGIGFEEMEPSAFSFNSPQGACEECHGLGTSMEFDPELIVPDPTLTLREGAVETWNKKDGYYMQALESVGKRFGFSLDVPFEELEQEHKDIIFNGTNEMIDFVHVGKNGGMWRHKGRFRGVISNISKTYDNTESENTKDRLRKYITTKPCTTCKGNRLKPASLAVSINESNIIEVTQMSVETALHFFEELEPTLTPREYSIARLILKEIKARLGFLMDVGLDYLTLSRSAATLSGGEAQRIRLATQIGSSLMGVLYILDEPSIGLHQRDNLRLINTLKHLRDIGNTVVVVEHDEETIMNSDHVVDMGPGAGIHGGDIVAEGTPEEIMEHPDSLTGQYMSGKLEIAVPKKRRKPTGKLILRGASQNNLKGIDVEFPLGVMACVTGVSGSGKSTLINETLNKVLAQKLHRARDRPGKYKDIKGLDLIDKVITIDQSPIGRTPRSNPATYTNLFTPIRELFAQTKMSKSRGYKPGRFSFNVRGGRCETCSGDGIITIEMHFLPDVYVPCEVCHGKRYNRETLEVTYKDKTIADVLAMTVEEALEFFENIPKINKKLQTLYDVGLGYIKLGQSSTTLSGGEAQRVKLATELSRRSTGKTVHILDEPTTGLHFDDVNKLLDVLQRLVDAGNTVIVIEHNLDVIKTADWVIDLGPEGGERGGNIIAKGTPEKIAKSKVSYTGEFLKRVLKK, from the coding sequence ATGTCCCTCAAAAATATAATAGTCAAAGGTGCCAAGGAGCACAACCTGAAGAACATCGATCTCGTCCTTCCCCGTGACAAACTGATAGTCATTACAGGACTCAGCGGTTCCGGTAAATCATCCCTTGCATTCGATACCATATATGCAGAAGGGCAGAGGCGATATGTTGAATCGCTCTCAGCTTATGCAAGGCAGTTCCTGGGGCTGATGGAAAAGCCGGATGTTGAGTACATAGAAGGACTTTCTCCTGCAATCTCCATCGAACAGAAGACCACCAGCAAGAATCCCCGTTCCACAGTGGGAACGGTTACCGAGATCTATGATTACCTGAGGCTGCTCTATGCTAGAATAGGCATCAGGCATTGCCCTAAATGTGGGAAGGTCATCGAGCCACAAAGTGTTGACCAGATCGTTGACAGCATTATGAAAATAGAGGAAGGCTCAAAGGTTCACATCCTTGCACCCCTTGTGCGTGAACGAAAAGGAGAGTACAAGAAGTTACTCACAGACCTGAGGGGAGAAGGATTTGCACGAGCAAGGGTGGATGGCGAGATCGTTGAACTGGATGATGCTGAGACCATCGAACTGGGACGCTACTACAAACACAACATCGAAGTGGTGGTAGACCGACTTGTCATCAAGAAAGGAATGGAAGAAAGATTATCGGATTCCGTGGAAACCGCACTTGAGAAAAGTGGCGGGACATTGATGGTACATGTGCTTGACGGCGAAGAGATGGTATTCAGTGAAAATCTGGCATGTACGGACTGTGGAATTGGTTTTGAGGAGATGGAACCTTCTGCATTCTCATTTAACAGCCCGCAGGGTGCCTGTGAAGAATGCCACGGACTTGGCACTTCAATGGAGTTCGACCCCGAACTTATCGTCCCTGACCCCACCCTTACATTGAGGGAAGGTGCAGTTGAGACCTGGAACAAGAAGGACGGTTACTACATGCAGGCACTGGAGTCCGTGGGGAAGCGCTTCGGATTCTCACTTGACGTGCCCTTCGAGGAACTTGAACAGGAGCACAAGGACATAATCTTCAACGGTACTAACGAAATGATCGATTTCGTGCATGTCGGTAAGAACGGTGGCATGTGGAGGCACAAGGGACGCTTCCGGGGAGTCATCTCCAACATATCAAAGACATATGATAATACTGAATCAGAGAACACAAAGGACAGGCTCAGGAAGTACATCACCACCAAACCCTGTACGACCTGTAAAGGTAATAGGCTAAAACCTGCAAGCCTGGCTGTGAGCATCAATGAAAGCAACATCATTGAGGTCACGCAAATGTCTGTGGAAACTGCATTGCATTTCTTTGAAGAACTTGAGCCAACCCTCACACCTCGTGAATATTCCATTGCAAGGCTGATCCTCAAGGAAATAAAGGCAAGACTTGGCTTCCTTATGGACGTCGGGCTTGATTATCTTACATTGAGCCGATCGGCAGCAACCCTTTCAGGAGGAGAAGCACAACGGATCAGGCTTGCAACACAGATCGGTTCCAGCCTTATGGGCGTGCTGTATATTCTGGATGAACCCAGCATAGGGCTACACCAGAGAGACAATCTCAGACTTATCAATACATTGAAACATCTTCGTGATATCGGCAACACAGTAGTTGTCGTGGAGCACGATGAAGAGACGATAATGAACTCAGACCATGTGGTTGACATGGGACCGGGAGCCGGAATCCATGGTGGAGACATCGTGGCAGAAGGTACGCCTGAAGAGATCATGGAACATCCGGATTCACTTACCGGGCAGTACATGAGCGGGAAACTTGAGATAGCAGTCCCAAAGAAAAGGCGCAAGCCCACAGGCAAACTAATCCTCAGGGGTGCATCACAGAACAACCTCAAAGGTATCGATGTGGAATTCCCGCTCGGGGTCATGGCATGCGTCACAGGTGTATCAGGTTCAGGAAAGAGCACACTCATCAACGAGACCCTCAACAAGGTGCTTGCCCAGAAATTGCATCGTGCAAGAGACAGACCGGGCAAATACAAGGATATAAAGGGTCTTGACCTGATCGACAAGGTCATCACCATAGACCAGTCACCTATCGGAAGGACACCGCGATCCAATCCGGCCACATATACCAACCTGTTCACACCCATAAGAGAACTCTTTGCACAGACAAAGATGTCAAAGTCCCGCGGATACAAGCCTGGAAGGTTCAGCTTCAATGTGCGCGGAGGCAGGTGTGAGACCTGTTCAGGTGACGGTATCATAACAATTGAAATGCACTTCCTACCTGACGTTTATGTGCCCTGTGAGGTCTGTCACGGGAAGCGATACAACCGTGAGACCCTTGAGGTCACCTACAAGGACAAGACCATCGCTGATGTGCTTGCCATGACCGTGGAGGAAGCACTGGAATTCTTTGAGAACATACCAAAGATAAATAAAAAGCTCCAGACCCTCTACGACGTTGGTCTTGGTTACATCAAACTTGGCCAGTCGTCGACAACCCTCTCAGGAGGAGAGGCACAGCGTGTGAAACTCGCAACGGAGCTTAGCAGGCGTTCTACCGGAAAGACGGTTCATATCCTCGATGAGCCAACAACAGGATTGCACTTTGACGATGTGAACAAGTTACTTGACGTGCTCCAGCGACTTGTGGATGCAGGCAATACGGTCATTGTCATAGAACACAACCTTGACGTTATCAAGACAGCAGACTGGGTGATAGATCTGGGTCCTGAAGGTGGAGAACGTGGTGGCAATATTATTGCAAAAGGCACACCCGAGAAAATAGCAAAGAGCAAAGTATCCTATACAGGAGAATTCCTGAAAAGAGTACTCAAAAAATAA
- the tuf gene encoding translation elongation factor EF-1 subunit alpha: protein MMAEKPHMNLAVIGHVDHGKSTFVGRLMFETGAVPAHLIEKYKAEAKEKGKESFAFAWVMDTLKEERERGVTIDISHKRFDTDKYYFTVVDCPGHRDFVKNMITGASQADAAVLVVAAPDGVMAQTKEHVFLSRTLGINQLIVAVNKMDAAEYSEERYNEVKKEVSQLLGMVGFKAEDVPFIPTSAFEGDNITKSSENTPWYNGPSLLDCLNDLKLPEKPDTLPLRIPVQDAYTISGIGTVPVGRVETGIMKKGQKVAFMPSGAVGEVKSIEMHHEEVDQAVPGDNIGWNVRGIGKNDVRRGDVCGPAEKPPSVAEEFTGQIVVLQHPSAITVGYTPVFHCHTTQTACTLMSIDKKLDPKSGQVKEENPTFIKAGDAAIVTIRPTRPMCIEPVKEIPQLGRFAIRDMGMTIAAGMCMSVKDKQ, encoded by the coding sequence ATTATGGCTGAGAAACCACATATGAATTTAGCAGTTATTGGTCACGTTGACCACGGCAAGTCAACCTTTGTCGGCAGATTGATGTTCGAGACAGGAGCAGTACCTGCACACCTTATCGAAAAATACAAGGCAGAAGCAAAAGAGAAAGGAAAAGAATCCTTCGCTTTCGCATGGGTCATGGACACACTCAAGGAAGAGCGTGAGAGAGGAGTTACCATCGATATCTCCCACAAGAGATTCGATACAGACAAGTACTACTTTACAGTAGTCGACTGTCCAGGTCACCGTGACTTCGTAAAGAACATGATCACCGGTGCTTCCCAGGCAGATGCAGCTGTTCTTGTAGTTGCAGCACCTGATGGAGTAATGGCTCAGACAAAGGAGCACGTGTTCCTTTCCAGGACCCTTGGTATCAACCAGCTCATCGTCGCTGTGAACAAGATGGATGCAGCTGAATACAGCGAGGAAAGATACAACGAGGTCAAGAAAGAAGTATCACAGCTCCTCGGTATGGTAGGATTCAAGGCAGAAGATGTCCCATTCATTCCAACCTCCGCATTCGAAGGCGACAACATCACAAAGTCAAGCGAGAACACTCCATGGTACAATGGTCCATCATTGCTTGACTGCCTCAATGATCTTAAGCTGCCAGAAAAGCCAGACACACTTCCACTCCGTATCCCAGTACAGGATGCATACACCATCTCCGGTATCGGTACCGTTCCAGTAGGTAGGGTCGAGACCGGAATCATGAAGAAAGGCCAGAAGGTCGCATTCATGCCAAGCGGAGCAGTTGGAGAGGTCAAGTCAATTGAGATGCACCACGAAGAAGTCGATCAGGCTGTACCTGGTGACAACATCGGTTGGAACGTAAGAGGTATCGGAAAGAACGATGTCAGAAGAGGTGACGTATGTGGTCCTGCAGAGAAGCCACCATCGGTAGCTGAGGAGTTCACCGGACAGATCGTTGTCCTTCAGCACCCATCCGCTATCACAGTCGGATACACACCTGTGTTCCACTGCCACACCACACAGACTGCATGTACTCTCATGTCCATCGACAAGAAGCTGGATCCAAAGTCCGGTCAGGTCAAGGAAGAGAACCCAACCTTCATCAAGGCTGGAGATGCAGCAATCGTTACAATCAGACCAACCAGGCCAATGTGCATTGAGCCTGTAAAAGAGATTCCACAGCTCGGCAGATTTGCTATCCGTGATATGGGTATGACAATCGCTGCCGGTATGTGCATGAGTGTTAAAGATAAGCAGTAA
- the rpsJ gene encoding 30S ribosomal protein S10, translated as MAQKARIRLSGTSPVNLDGVCDQVKAIANRTGVSISGPVPLPTKKLVVPVRKSPSGDGTASWDHWEMRVHKRLIDIAADERALRQLMRIQVPKDINIEIVLQN; from the coding sequence ATGGCACAGAAAGCAAGAATACGATTATCAGGCACAAGCCCTGTGAATCTGGATGGTGTTTGTGATCAGGTGAAAGCCATCGCAAACCGCACTGGAGTAAGCATATCCGGTCCAGTACCACTACCTACTAAGAAATTGGTAGTTCCTGTAAGGAAGAGCCCTAGTGGCGACGGTACAGCATCATGGGACCATTGGGAGATGCGTGTCCACAAAAGACTTATTGACATTGCAGCTGATGAGCGCGCATTAAGGCAGCTCATGAGGATTCAGGTTCCAAAAGACATCAATATCGAAATTGTACTTCAGAATTAA
- a CDS encoding TolB family protein: MTFKELSLGYEAMKTKLLLIFFLCFFTINIVDASEILQLTNDTESIGFPQWSPDGDKIIYTSSDLETITSGDWVVDFWMMDADGSNKTQLASGDTILGLGFNNPLSPDGTQFLFISNTTGNHELWIMNVNGSNKKQLTHGAHLENNLLGLTGRWGISWSPDSSQIVYVSASSENRNVWESVEINSKKEPIFNISKVSKDYDIWIVDHDGSNNLKLTTSGKDNIGATWRPDGGKIAFVSNESGNGGIWVMNKDGSDKTQLVDGSAYNIDWSPDGTKIVYAKVDHENYTSNIWVMDADGSNKKPLTNNSEYFVSQSYSDWSPDGSKIVFNSGSIGEYEIWIMNSDGTDQIRIGEGLMLQWSPKGDKIVSTAIKGDILAISVIVLDEELVSRPASTLASVPESPPEKTPGFSVVIAVLMLAMTFSLERKKRI; encoded by the coding sequence ATGACATTCAAAGAATTATCTCTTGGATATGAAGCTATGAAAACAAAACTCCTCTTGATCTTCTTTCTTTGTTTTTTCACAATCAACATTGTTGATGCAAGTGAAATATTGCAACTTACCAATGACACCGAATCCATCGGATTCCCTCAATGGTCTCCTGATGGGGACAAGATCATTTACACTTCATCGGATCTCGAAACCATAACGTCAGGAGATTGGGTTGTAGATTTTTGGATGATGGATGCTGATGGAAGTAACAAAACTCAGCTCGCGTCTGGAGATACTATACTCGGACTTGGATTTAATAATCCTTTATCTCCCGATGGAACACAATTCCTGTTCATTTCAAACACCACAGGTAATCATGAGCTTTGGATCATGAATGTCAACGGTTCAAATAAGAAACAATTAACTCACGGAGCACATCTTGAAAACAATTTGCTTGGATTGACGGGCAGATGGGGCATTTCGTGGAGTCCAGACAGTTCACAGATTGTTTATGTTTCTGCATCTTCTGAAAACAGGAATGTTTGGGAATCCGTAGAAATAAATAGCAAAAAAGAACCAATATTCAACATTTCTAAAGTCTCTAAAGATTACGATATCTGGATTGTCGATCACGATGGTAGTAATAATCTAAAGCTCACCACCAGTGGAAAAGATAATATCGGGGCAACATGGCGACCAGATGGGGGAAAAATAGCTTTTGTATCAAATGAATCCGGCAATGGTGGAATCTGGGTAATGAACAAAGACGGATCCGATAAAACACAACTTGTAGACGGATCTGCTTACAATATTGACTGGTCCCCTGATGGTACAAAAATAGTTTATGCAAAGGTTGATCATGAAAATTATACATCCAACATATGGGTAATGGATGCTGATGGTAGTAATAAAAAACCTCTTACCAATAATTCCGAGTATTTTGTATCACAGTCTTATTCAGACTGGTCGCCTGATGGAAGTAAAATTGTTTTCAATTCCGGGAGCATTGGAGAATATGAAATCTGGATCATGAACAGTGACGGAACTGACCAGATTCGAATTGGTGAAGGTTTGATGCTTCAGTGGTCACCAAAAGGGGACAAAATTGTTTCGACAGCAATAAAGGGCGACATATTAGCAATATCAGTAATTGTTCTTGATGAAGAACTGGTATCTAGACCTGCATCAACATTAGCATCTGTGCCAGAATCTCCTCCAGAAAAAACACCCGGATTTAGTGTAGTTATTGCAGTGCTCATGTTAGCCATGACCTTTTCTCTTGAAAGAAAAAAGAGAATCTGA